The stretch of DNA TCGCCTGAATTGCTCGCCTGCCCTGCGCCCTGGCCGCCACCGCCGCCTTGGGGGCGGGGAATTCGCTCACCCGCGACAAACTCCTTGTTCCCTGGATGGACGATTGTCTGCCGGCCACCTCGTCCGTGATGCAGGATCGGTTCGTCGATATCGCGACCGGGGATGCTGATTTGCTCGCCGTGTTCCATGTCAGTAATGGAGCGGCGTCCCACAGCCTCTTCGACCGCTTTCTTGATATGCCCTCGGTATCGCTGCAGGAATCGCTGGCGATTCACTGTGCTCTTGTTCTTGCCGTTAAGACGGCGGTCGATCACGTAACTCATAGGCCCCTCCGGGGCCAGCTGCAGGCGCTAAGCTACAAGCTGGCCGTGCGGACTATCGGTTCGCGCCGGGGTCCCGGCGCGAAGGAACGGCTTGCCGCTCAAAGCTTGCCGCTTGAAGCTGCTTTACTGCGATTTACGTACCCGCAGATACCATTCCGATAGCAGACGTACCTGTTTTTCGGTATAGCCGCGCTCGACCATGCGCACGACGAAGTCGTTGTGCTTCTTCTGATCCTCCTTGCTGGCCTTTGCGTTGAAGCTGATGACCGGGAGCAGATCCTCGGTGTTGGAGAACATCTTCTTCTCGATCACCACGCGCAGCTTCTCGTAGCTGAGCCAGGACGGATTCTTGCCGTTGTTGTTCGCCCGAGCCCGCAATACGAAGTTGACGATTTCGTTGCGGAAGTCTTTCGGATTGCTGATGCCAGCCGGCTTCTCGATCTTTTCCAGCTCTTCGTTAAGCGCGGCGCGGTTGAGGATTTCCCCGGTCTCGGGATCGCGATACTCCTGATCCTGGATCCAGAAATCCGCATAGAGCACGTAGCGATCGAAGATGTTCTGGCCGTACTCGCTGTACGACTCGAGATAAGCGGTCTGAATCTCCTTGCCGATGAAGTCGACGTAGCGCGGTGCGAGGTATTCCTTGATGAAGCGTAGATACCGCTCGCGCACCTCGGCCGGAAACTGCTCCTGCTCGATCTGCTGCTCCAGCACATAAAGCAGGTGCACCGGGTTGGCGGCGATCTCGTGCGGATCGAAGTTGAACACTTTGGACAAAATCTTGAAGGCGAAGCGAGTCGACAGTCCGTTCATGCCTTCGTCGACGCCGGCGGTGTCGCGGTATTCCTGGATCGACTTTGCTTTGGGATCGGTGTCCTTGAGGTTCTCACCGTCATAAACCCGCATCTTCGAATAGATGTTGGAGTTCTCCGGCTCCTTCAGGCGGCTCAATACGGAGAACTGAGCCAACATTTTCAGCGTGTCGGGCGCGCAATGGGCTTTCGACAGTGAGCTGTTGAACAGCAGTTTGTCGTAGATCTTGATCTCGTCAGTCACCCGCAGGCAGTACGGCACTTTGACGATATAGATACGGTCGATAAACGCTTCGTTGTTTTTGTTGTTGCGGAAGGTGTGCCATTCCGACTCGTTGGAGTGGGCCAGCAGAATACCGTTGTAGGGAATCGCGCCGAGGCCTTCGGTGCTGTTGTAGTTACCTTCCTGGGTGGCAGTCAGCAGCGGATGCAGCACCTTGATCGGCGCCTTGAACATCTCCACGAATTCCATCATGCCCTGGTTGGCACGGCAGAGCGCCCCGGAGTAGCTGTACGCGTCGGCGTCGTTCTGCGGAAATTCCTCCAGCTTACGAATATCGACCTTGCCCACCAGGGCGGAAATGTCCTGGTTGTTCTCGTCCCCCGGCTCGGTCTTGGCGATCGCGATCTGGTTGAGGATCGATGGGTACAGCTTCACAACGCGGAACTGGCTGATGTCTCCGCCAAACTCCTGCAGGCGCTTGGTGGCCCAGGGCGACATGATCGAGTTCAGGTAGCGGCGGGGGATGCCGTAGTCTTCTTCGAGAATCTGCGCATCTTCGGCCGGATTGAACAGGCCCAACGGCGACTCGAAAACCGGTGATCCCTTGATGGCGTAAAAGGGCACCTTTTCCATCAGCTGCTTGAGCTTTTCGGCGAGAGATGACTTGCCGCCACCCACGGGACCCAGGAGATAGAGAATCTGTTTCTTCTCTTCCAGACCCTGAGCGGCATGGCGGAAGTACGAGACGATCTGGTCGATACAGTCTTCCATGCCATGGAAGTCCTCGAACGCCGGGTAGCGGCGGATCACCTTATTGGAAAAGATGCGCGACAGTCTCGAGTCGGCGGAGGTGTCGATCAGCTCGGGTTCACCGATGGCCATCAACAGGCGCTCGGCGGCGGTGGCGTAGGTTCCCCGGTCTTCCTTGCACAGGTCGAGGTACTCCTGAAGCGAGTATTCCTCCTGACGGGTTGCTTCGAATCGTTGTTGGAAATGGCTGAAAATGCTCATGACTTCACCTCGGACGATGCGCGGAGCCGGTGTTGTCATCAGGCATTCAGGTGCGGCCGATTGATCGGCCTGCGGAGTCCCCCCGAACACCTAATGGTCGAAAACCTGAGGCCGGTAGCCGGTACACGGCTTTCTCCTGTTTGGATGGCCTGAACTGAAGGATAGTTCGGATTCAACAAATTCAAGGGGCGAGGGCGGTTTTTACCGCTGCGTTTCGTCGGATGGGAGGCGCAAGGCCGCGCGATACGAGGCCTCGGAAGGCAGATTATTTTAGTGCGAATCGCTTGTTTCAACGTCTTGCGGGAACGTCTGGCGCCATAACTCGAACCCGCCGTCCAGGCTATAGACGTCCGAAAAACCTTGATTGGCCAGATACGCCGCCGCGCTTTGGCTGGAGTGGCCGTGGTAACAGGTCACGACGAGTGGATGATCAAGATCCGCTCCCGCGATGAAGTCAGGCAGCGATTGGTTGTCGAGATGTGTCGAACCCGCAATGTGGCCGCTGGCGTAGCTCTGAGGGTCGCGAATGTCGACGATCACGCCGCCTTCGCTGCGCAGCGCCTGAGCTTGCTCTGGGGTGATGCGTTTGAATTCAGTCATCGGTTGCCTCGCAATCGCAGCGGTACATTTCGCCGCTCTCGATATTCATCAGTGTCATGGTGTTGCCCCATACGCAGCCGGTATCCAGCGCGTAGACGTTGGGTTCGTCGCAGTGACCTTCCAACGCGGCCCAATGCCCAAAAATGATTTTGCAGCCTCGGGTTTTACGGTTGGCATGGCTAAACCAAGGCGCAAACCCCTGGGGTGCCGAGTCGAGCCCCTCCTTGGCTTGCAGGTCGAGCGTGCCGTCAGCCTTGCAGAACCGCATGCGAGTGAAATAGTTCGTGATTAGGCGTAGCCGCGGTACCCCGTGCAACTCTTTGTCCCACTTGGCCGGCTGGTTGCCGTACATGCCGTCCAGGAACGGCGGCAGCAAGGCGTCGTCACGCAGCGCATGTTCCACTTCCGCGGCGCGCCTGAGCGCTTTGGTCAATGTCCACTGCGGTGGGATGCCCGCGTGGACCATCGTTGTCTCTCGTTCCGTGTCGTGATGGATCAGCTTCTGCTGGCGCAGCCAGTCGATCAGGTCCGTTCGGTCGGGTGCCTCGAGAATGGGTGTGAGGGTGTCCGAGCGCTTCAGTCGTTCGATATTGTGCGCAACGGCTAGCAGGTGCAGATCATGGTTGCCCAGCACGGTGATGGCCGAACTGCCCAGATCACGTACGAAACGCAGGGCCTCGAGGGACTGCGGGCCTCGGTTGACCAAGTCTCCGGCGAGCCAAAGACAGTCCCGCGAGGGGCTGAAGTCGACTCGCTCAAGCAAACAGCGAAGTGGTTCGAGGCAACCTTGCAGGTCGCCGACAGCGTATGTAGTCAATGCAATGCTCCGGGCACGGCCAGCCGGAAGGGGGCGATCACGGCATCGAAGCGTTGGCCATCTTCCGCAAGCATTTGATAACTGCCTTGCATCGTTCCGACGCGTGAGGTCATCAGCGTTCCGCTGGTATAGACATGGCGTTGGCCCGGCGCGATTACCGGTTGTTCGCCAACCACGCCCTCTCCACGTACCTCCTGCACCTGACCATCGCCATCGGTGATGATCCAGTGGCGAGACAGCAGCTGTACGGTGAGCTGACCCTTGTTTTCGATCGTTACCCTGTAGGCAAAGGCATAACGGCTTTGTTCCGGCTGCGACTGGTCGGCCAAATAAGCCGGGCTGACGCTCACGTCGATCCAGTAGCGGAGGTCCTCAGGCATATTGACTCCTTGCTGGTGGGTTCGCCTTCAGACACGGGCGGAAAGTTGGTCTGACAATCTTACGAACGCTGCCAGGTCGAGCTGTTCCGGGCGCAGGCTACCGTCGACATTGGCCGCCGCGATGGCGTCTGCGTCGAGCAAGCCCTTTAGCGTGTTGCGCAGTGTCTTGCGGCGCTGGTTGAACGCTTGGCGGACGACCGTTTCCAGCTGACGATGATCTTTTGCAGGGTGGGGCAGCACGTCGTGCGGTACCAGGCGGACGATGGCTGAATCAACCTTGGGCGCGGGGTTGAAGGCGCCCGGACCGACGTCGAAGAGGTGCTCAACGCGGCAGTGGTACTGAACCATGATCGACAGGCGCCCCCAGTCACCGCCGCCTGGCGCTGCGGCCAGACGCTCGACGACTTCTTTCTGCAGCATGAAGTGCATGTCGCGGATCAGTGCGGCGTGATCGAGTAAGTGAAAGATCAGCGGCGTGGAAATGTTGTACGGCAAGTTTCCGACGATGCGCAGGCTGCCAGGCGCTTGGCTCAGTTCGGCAAAATCGAATTTCAGCGCATCGCCCTGATGCAACGAGAAATTTTCCCGCTCCGCAAACTTGTGCTGAAGGATCGGAATGAGGTCTAGATCCAGCTCGACCACATCCAGGTGCGCACCGCTGTCGATCAAGCCTTCGGTCAAGGCGCCTTGGCCCGGGCCAATCTCCACCATGCGCTCGCCCGATTTGGCGTGGATGGCGCGAAGGATGCGGTGAATCACGCCGGCATCATGGAGGAAGTTCTGGCCGAAACGCTTTCGCGCCCGGTGTTGATAGTTATCGGACATGGACTGCAGTACCCAGGAGCAACGTCAAGCGAGCAGCCTGACGCTGGAAGCGAAAAGGCGTGCAGTTTAACAGGTGCAATCACCAAGGCGACTAACTGCCCAAAGGCAGGGCCGGGGGTGCTGCTAGAGAAGCAACCTCGGCCGGCGGTGCTGGTGTAGCCGTAGTGGAACCGACCCGTGTTGATCGGCCTTGTTTGGGTGGCTCGCACAACCTGTTCGAGCTCGAGCGGAGGCTAGCGATTAGCGGCCATTTGATACGCGGTTTCCAGTGCGACCCGCAGGCTTCCGGTGTCAATCCGCCCGGAGCCAGCGAGATCCAGCGCTGTACCGTGATCGACAGAGGTGCGCACGATTGGCAGGCCCAGGGTGATGTTAACGGCCGCGCCGAAGCCCTTGTATTTGAGTACCGGCAATCCCTGGTCGTGATACATCGCCAGCACCGCATCGCAATGCTCGAGATGCTTGGGCGTGAAGAGCGTGTCGGCGGGTAGCGGGCCGATCAAATCGAGGCCCTCATGACGAAGCTCGTTCAGTGCTGGCTCGATGACCTCGATTTCTTCGCGGCCTAAATGCCCGCCCTCACCGGCATGCGGGTTCAGGCCGCAGACCAAAATGCGCGGGTGGGGGATGCCAAACTTTTCCACCAGGTCGGTGTGGAGAATACGCGCCACGCGCTGCAGCCGTTCGCGAGTAATCGCCGACGCAACGTCTTTGAGCGGCAGGTGCGTGGTTACCAGCGCGACCCGCAGACCGTGGGTCGCAAGCATCATCACAACTTGCTCGGTGCCCGTAAGGTCGGCGAGAAACTCGGTGTGGCCTGAAAACGGTATGCCGGCCTCGTTGATTACGCCCTTGTGCACGGGCGCGGTGATCACACCGGCAAAGCTTCCGTCAAGGCAACCGTTTCCGGCGCGCTGCAACGTGGCGATCACATAGTCGGCATTCGCCGGGTTGAGTTGTCCACTGCAGACGGGAGCGGCCAGCGGTGTATTCCAGACATACAGGCTACCGGCAGGGGCTGGCTGGTCAGGCCAGTGCTCTGGGGTGACCTCGAGCAGTTGAATGTCCAAGCCTAGCTCGTTAGTGCGTGTGCGCATCAAGTCAAGACTGGCGACAGCGATCAGCGCGTGGGGTTGGCTGTCGCGCGCGAGCAGCAGGCAAAGATCTGGGCCGATGCCGGCGGGCTCGCCGGGAGTCAGGGCGAAGCGTTTGACGGTCATGCCGATCGGCCTCATGCAGGATAAAAAAACGGGCCGGCCAAACTGGCAGGCCCGCTATGGGTGCTGCGATCGCGTTGCTGTCAGATCTTAATCTCGACGTACGCTTCGTCGCGTATCTGGCGCAGCCAGGCTTGCAGCTCTTCCTCATATTTGCGGTTGCGCAGGAGCGTCTGCGCCTGCTGCTCGCGGAACTCTTCGCTCGCATCCGTAGCGCGACGTCCCAATACTTCGAGGATATGCCAGCCATAGGGCGTCTTGAAGGGCTCGGACAGCTGACCATTCGGTGTGTTGGCCATGACCTCGCGGAACTCCGGTACCAGCGAGCTTGGATCGATCCAGTTGAGGTCGCCGCCGTTGAGCGCTGAGCCTGGGTCTTCAGAAAAGTTCTTCGCCAGGTCAGCGAAGCTTTCGCCTGCAAGGACGCGGTCGCGCAGTCGTTGAATCAGCCGGCGGCTTTCTTCTTCGCTGCGAATCTGGCTCGGCTTGATCAGGATGTGGCGGACGTGAACCTCGTCGCGTACCTGGGTATCCCCGCCGCGCTTGTCCAGAACCTTGAGCAGAATGAAGCCAGGCGGGGTGCGGACAGGCTGCGTGAAGTCGCCAGCGTTCATGCTGCGCACTTCGGTGTCGAAGGGCGGTGGCAGCTGCGCTGCCTTGCGCCAGCCCATATCGCCGCCTTCCAGCGCGTTCTCACTGGCCGAGCGCGATACCGCCAGCTTGGCGAAGTCAGCGCCGTTCTGCAGCTGTTCGTAGGTATCCCTTGCGGTTTCTTCAGCCGCCCGGACCGCAGCCGAATCAGCAGATTCCGGAACGGGTATTAGGATGTTGGCCAGCCGGTATTCTTCGGAAAGCTGCAGCTTGCCCAAGTCGGATGCGAGGAAGTTCTCCACTTCCTGGTTTGAAACTTGAACACGCTCGGCAATGCGGCGCTGGCGCACCCGGCTAATGACCATCTCGCGGCGAATCTGCTCACGAGCAGATTCCAGGCTCAGACCGTCGCGTTCCAGCGCGGCGCGGAACTGATCAAGGCTCATGTTATTGCGCTGGGCAATAGTGGCCATGGCCTGATTGAGCTCCTCGTCGGAAATACGAATGCCTGACCGTTCACCGATCTGCAACTGCAGGTTCTCGGTGATCAATCGTTCGAGAACCTGTTGCTGCATCACGTCCCGCGGCGGCATCTCCGCGCCACGCTTCTCAATGGTTTGCTCGACCTCACGCAGACGCTGGTCCAGCTGGCTCTGCATGATGACGTCGTTGTCGACGATAGCGACGATGCGATCAAGAGGGCGAACCTCGGCGGAGGCCGAGGTAGCCAGGGTGGCGTTGCCTAGTAGAAGCGCGCCCATTAGCAGTGGGCGCAGGTAATCAGAAAGCTTGATCTTCACGTTCACGGTAACCTTGTATGCCTTCGTCGAGGAATGTCTCGGTCGAGCTGCCGAACACGCCGCCGAGTCCCTTGAGGACGATTTGCAGGAAGATGCCGTTGTCCGGTTCATCGTTCTGCGATGGGTTGAGACTGGTTTCGTCGTAGTCGATCCAGTAGCGGTTGATCAGGCGAAGCTTCCAGCAGCAATTGTCGTACTCGAAGCCGCCGAAGGCCTCCAGCGTACGGTTGCGGCTGTAGTCATGCTGCCAGCGCGCAATCACGCTCCACTGCGGCACGATCGGCCAGATGGTGGATATGTCGTGCTGGTTGATCTTGTAGTAGTCCTTGATGTACTCGGGTGTACCTGGCGTGCCGTAGTCACCGCCGTACGTCCACTCACCGGTGGCCTGATCAAAGCGCACGGTGTCGTTGCGGTAGCGGTAGCCAACGTTGACGATCTTGTTCGGGTTATCAGCGGGCTGATAGTGGAACATGGCGCTGCCCGACTGCGTTCGGCCTTCGTCCGGGTCCCAGTTGAAGGTCGAGGTGAAGCGCCAGTCGCGGTTGAAGCGGAAGAGGTATTCCAGCGCATAGGGCGACACGTCCGAAGTGGCGCCTGGGCGATCTTCCAAGTTCGGCAGCTGCACTTCGCGGTCACGGAAGTAAACGGTTTGACCGATGCTGAAGCGTTGACGCTCCATGCCGTTCGGCTCGATCCAGCGATTGGTCACGCCCAGGGATAGCTGGTTGGCGTCCCCGATCCGATCCTTGCCGGAGAAGCGGTTTTCACGCCACAGGGACGAGTAGCTGAAGGTGTTCTCCCCGGTGTCGAACACAGGGATATTGTCCTGATCTTCTTCCGGCACATACAGATAGAACATCCGCGGCTCAAGGGTCTGACGGTAGTTTTTACCGAACCACTCGGTGTCGCGATCAAAGTACAGACCGCTGTCAACGCTGAAGATCGGTACGCTCCGATCGGGCGAGTCGTTGAAATCATTCACCTGATTTCGGCCGGTGTTATCCAGCGTCAGGTCGTACTTGGTATAGGCATACTTCAACGAGGGTTTGACGAAGCCCCAGCTCCAATTGAGGGGAAGGCTTACGCCCGGTTCCAGATGCAATCGTTCACCTTCTGCGCGGGTCAAGCCGCTCAGTCGATCGTCATACCAGCGCTCGGGGTTGCCATCATCGTTGATGAAGTTGCCGCTGCGCAGGCTGCGCTGGAAACTGACGAATTCGGTGTTATAGGCGAAGCGCAGACCGCCTGGCTGAAATGGCAGAGCGCCGTCCAGTGTTAGCTGAGGCAGGCGCTCGTAAGGCGTGACGTCCGCAATGGTGGCGCGCTCATAAGCATGCACATTCAGGCGCGCCGTATAGGTTGGCGCCCGGTAAGTCAGAGTGCCGCGCTGGTCCAGATGATCCGGCTGATCAATGCTCAGGCTGGTGTCGAGGTCCTGGAAATAGTATGGGTCGCTAATATCCGTGTAATCGGCCTCGGCCAACCAGCGACTGTCCAGGCCGGTGCGATGCTGCCAGCTGTACATCCAGCGTTGATCTTCATACTCGGACTGGAGCTTACGATCATCATTGCTGTCGTCCAGGTAAGCAGCGCCGAACTGGCCTTCGCTGCTGCGGGTCAGGTAGCGGAATTCGCCCTCCATCAGCAGGCCGCGGTCAGTCATGTAATTCGGATAGAGCGTGGCGTCGAAATTGGGCGCCAGGTTGAAGTAATACGGGGTGACCAGCGAAAGGCCCGTATCGCTCGAGGAGCTGATGCTGGGCGCGAGGAAACCAGACTGGCGCCGATCATCGATCGGGAAGTGGATATACGGTGTATAAAACACCGGGACGCCCTTGACCCGAAGTGTCACGTTGGTTGCCGAGCCAAAGCCGGTCGCCGGATTCAGCGTGACGTTGTTGCCTTGCAGATACCAGTCGTTGTCACCTGGCTCGCAGCGCGTATAGGTGCCGTCCTTAAGACGAATGATGGCGTCGTCGGTGCGCTTGGCATACAGCGCGCTACCGCGGATCTTGCCTTCGTGAACCACATATTCCGCGTTGTCGACCTGGGCTTCACCGGTGTCGAGGAAGATCTCGGCGCGGTCACCGACCATAAGGGCACTGCGGTCACGCAGTCGGACATTGCCTTTCAGCTCGCCGCGGTTCTCCAGCTGATGCAGGCTGGCCTCATCGGCTTCGGCCTGGATGCTTCCCTGCCGCAGCACGACGTCACCGGCCAGCGTTGCGATTTCCTGCTGCTGTTCATAACGCGTGGCTTTTGCCGAGACGTACGTCGGGGCGTCGCTCATCGGCGTATCGTCGAACTGACCGGGGCGGCTCGGTTCAACATAGGTGCCGGCGCAATAAGGACCCGTCTCCGCCAGCTGCGCATTGGTCAGCTGGTCACGCGGCACCCAGTCCAGATGGCTATAGTCGGCGCTGCGTGATGCCAGCGCACGGCCTTTGCTCTCGGTCACCAGCTTGGTGGTGGCTACCTGACGCTTAGGCTTGCTAGCACGTGGCTGCGCCGGGTCGGTGGTGCTTCCAGCAGCGCTACCACGGTGAACAGGGCGGGGTGGTAGCTCGGGGCTCGCGGCATCGGAGGCGCAGCTCCAGCCGCCACCCGCACCGGGCTGGCAGGCGAACTGTTCGGCTGCAATTACCAGAGGGGTCGCCACAGGTTGTAAAGCGAGCAGGCCGCCGGTAACCAGTAGAGGGAATTTTTTACGAAAAGCGGGATATTTGACTGCCATCTTGTTTTTAGGGTCCGTGCTTGCGGCGAGCCATCGGCCGGGCTGGGCCGCACGCCTCTCGATGGGCTGAAAAAGATGCTGGATAATAAAGCATGACCCGTCTATCGGCTAGCGCCGCGGAGAGCACTGATATGCCGCAACACGATCAACGCCTGCAGGACCTGAACGCCTGGCTGCAACCTCAACTGAGCGCGCTTTTCGCGCGTCGCGGCTGGGGGGACGTGCCCGAGGCGCGGATGGTTCCGGCCAGCAGCGATGCCAGTTTTCGTCGCTATTTTCGCTGGGAGGCGGACGGGCGCAGTTTCATCCTGATGGACGCGCCACCGCCACAGGAGAACTGTCGGCCATTCGTTGCCGTGGCGGCGCTGCTGGACAATGCGGGGGTCAATGTACCGGAGGTTCTCGCTCAGGATCTGGAACGCGGCTTTTTGCTGCTTAGCGATCTGGGACGCCAGACCTACCTCGACATCATTGACGAAGCCAACGCCGACGCCCTGTTCGCCGACGCCATTCAGGCGCTGCTAGCCTTCCAGGTCCAGCCGTTGGAGCAGTCATTGCCAAGCTATGACGAGGCGCTGCTGCGTCGTGAGCTGCAGTTGTTTCCTGAGTGGTATGTGCAGCGTCATCTTGGCTACCAGTTCAGCGCGGCCGAGCTGAGCGTCTGGGAGCGTACATGCCGATTGCTGATTGATTCGGCCCTGGCGCAGCCGCGTGTGCTTGTGCACCGCGACTACATGCCGCGCAATCTGATGGCCAGCGAACCGAATCCCGGCGTGCTGGATTTTCAGGATGCCGTTGTCGGTCCCGTCACGTATGACATCACCTCGTTGTTCAAGGATGCGTTTCTGAGCTGGTCAGAGGAGCGCGTGTGCGGTTGGTTGCAAGGCTATTGGGAAGCCGCGCGGGCACGCGGTGTTCCGGTCCAGTCCAGCTTCGAGGAGTTCCAGCGCGCTAGCGATCTGATGGGCCTTCAACGGCACCTGAAGGTCATCGGTATATTCGCGCGGATCTGTCACCGTGACGGCAAGCCGCGCTATCTGACCGACGTTCCACGGTTCTTCGCGTACATCGAGACGGTCGCGGCGCGTCGCCCGGAACTGGCAGAACTGAGGGCGTTGTTGCAAGACCTGCCATCCGCACAGGTACAACCATGAAAGCCATGATTCTGGCAGCAGGCAAGGGCGAGCGTCTGCGCCCGCTGACTTTGCACACGCCCAAACCATTGGTGCAGGCCGGTGGTATGCCGCTGATCGAATACCACGTCCGCGCCCTAGCTGCTGCGGGTATCAACGATCTGGTCATCAACCATGCGTGGCTTGGCGAGCAGATCGAGGCATACCTGGGAACAGGCGACCGGTTCGGCGTGCGAATCCGCTATTCAGCCGAGGGCGAACCGCTCGAAACCGGCGGCGGAATCTACCGCGCGTTACCGCTGTTGGGGGAGCAACCGTTCATTGTGGTCAATGGGGACATTTGGACCGACTACGACTTCGCTGCGCTGATGCGGCCGCTGGCCGGTCAGGCGCACTTGGTGCTGGTAGACAATCCGGGCCATCATCCGGCGGGCGACTTCTCGCTGACTCACGGCGCGGTGGTCGATGCAGGCCCGCCAGATACCATGCTTACCTACAGCGGTATGGCAATTCTTGATCCGCGCCTGTTCGACGGGTGCAGTGCGGGTGCATTCAAGCTCGCGCCGCTGCTGCGCCAGGCAATCGCCGCGGGCCAGGTCAGTGGGGAGTACTACCGTGGACGCTGGGTGGACGTTGGCACCCATGAGCGACTGGCGGACGTCGAGCAGATCCTCGAGGCGCGACGCTAGATGTTCTGGCCCATAACGCTGCTGGGTGCACTGATTGGCTGGTTGCTTGCGAGTATCCCTGGGGCACTGCTTGGCGCATTGCTTGGGCAGGTTCTCGACCGGCGCTTCGGGCTCAATTCCTGGGCCAGGCTGCGCGAGCGCATGGGCGGCGGCAAGGCCGTGATGCAGGGCGACGAGTTGCTTTTTTTTCTGCTCGGACGCCTTGCGAAAAGCAGCGGACGAATCAGCGAGGCGCACATCCAGGCTGCCCGTCGAGAGATGCAGCGGCTGCGCCTGACTGCAACCGCTCAGCGTGCCGCCATCGACGCCTTTTATCGCGGCAAGTCCAGCGGCGATGGTTTGCGCGACCCGCTACACCGATTGAAAGGCAGGCATGAAGACACCAAGTCCGTGCTTCAGGCTTGCTGGAGGATGGCGCGCGCTCAGGGCGCGATTGATGCGCGCCAGCATGAGCTGATCATGCTCTGGGGCAAGTGGATGGGGTGGGGCTCGGCGGCCATTGCGGCGCTGGATGTCAGCGGCGGGCGAAGTCAAGGGGCGCCGAGCAATCCGGCTGGTGCCTATGAGCAGGCGCTGCGGTTGCTTGGCGTGCGTGCCGACAGCGAGCCCCAGGTGATCAAACGCGCATATCGACGGTTGCTCAGTAAGCATCATCCGGACAAACAGGCCGGCGCGGGTGCAACGGTCCAGCAGGTTCGTGATGCGACCGAGCGGACCCGCGAGCTGCACAGTGCTTATGTCTTGATCCGCGAGCGCCGAGGCTTTCGCTGAGCCCTAAGTCGCAGCTGGGGCGGGCGCTGGCTACCTCTGCTTGTCCAGCCAGCCGCGTACCCGGCGCACTAGCTGTTCTTGATCGGCCGTGCGGTCACCTGTGAGCGCTGGCAACCCCACCTGGCGGTAGGCCGGGTGCTCGATTCGGCGACTTGCGTTCAAGCGCGCCCGTGCCGCCGAAGGCTCGCCATGTTCTTCCCTATAGTAGAAATCACCCGTCGCTAACCTGAGGGTGGGTATCAGCTGTTCTAACGATTCATCTTGTCCTTCCGGCTGGCGTGGTCGAATCACCCCCAGATGCCTGACATCGCCAGGAGCCCGTTGCTGAAGATAGCGCGCTGCCCAATAACCGCCGGTGCCTTGGCCAAGGAGAATGATGGTCGACGGCTGTTTGCTACGAGCGAACGCCAGTGCTGATTCGATACGTTCAAGGATCTGTTCAGCCTGATCAACGACCGGTGCATTCGACTCGAGCGGTGCGCCCGTCTCGGTATTGTCGGCAGGTTCAACGGGGGCTGCTGCGGCTTCCTCGGGCAGGTAGCCGGCCTCATTGGGCG from Pseudomonas sp. DNDY-54 encodes:
- a CDS encoding DnaJ domain-containing protein → MFWPITLLGALIGWLLASIPGALLGALLGQVLDRRFGLNSWARLRERMGGGKAVMQGDELLFFLLGRLAKSSGRISEAHIQAARREMQRLRLTATAQRAAIDAFYRGKSSGDGLRDPLHRLKGRHEDTKSVLQACWRMARAQGAIDARQHELIMLWGKWMGWGSAAIAALDVSGGRSQGAPSNPAGAYEQALRLLGVRADSEPQVIKRAYRRLLSKHHPDKQAGAGATVQQVRDATERTRELHSAYVLIRERRGFR
- a CDS encoding alpha/beta hydrolase family protein — encoded protein: MPRMCNSIRWSALLWLIVAAVVSHADDASEIAQTGADRTSAPAAAERPPLQSRSDAMAESLVRQLSASEFISLTAGETDFTALWKPANVGKPKGVVILLPSEGESADWPRSIGPLRRGLPDHGWHTLSLSLPHSPGFLLPAATDLVDDEEDTPALAVKPEAMTEQQMDDAAPNEAGYLPEEAAAAPVEPADNTETGAPLESNAPVVDQAEQILERIESALAFARSKQPSTIILLGQGTGGYWAARYLQQRAPGDVRHLGVIRPRQPEGQDESLEQLIPTLRLATGDFYYREEHGEPSAARARLNASRRIEHPAYRQVGLPALTGDRTADQEQLVRRVRGWLDKQR
- a CDS encoding LPS-assembly protein LptD, with product MAVKYPAFRKKFPLLVTGGLLALQPVATPLVIAAEQFACQPGAGGGWSCASDAASPELPPRPVHRGSAAGSTTDPAQPRASKPKRQVATTKLVTESKGRALASRSADYSHLDWVPRDQLTNAQLAETGPYCAGTYVEPSRPGQFDDTPMSDAPTYVSAKATRYEQQQEIATLAGDVVLRQGSIQAEADEASLHQLENRGELKGNVRLRDRSALMVGDRAEIFLDTGEAQVDNAEYVVHEGKIRGSALYAKRTDDAIIRLKDGTYTRCEPGDNDWYLQGNNVTLNPATGFGSATNVTLRVKGVPVFYTPYIHFPIDDRRQSGFLAPSISSSSDTGLSLVTPYYFNLAPNFDATLYPNYMTDRGLLMEGEFRYLTRSSEGQFGAAYLDDSNDDRKLQSEYEDQRWMYSWQHRTGLDSRWLAEADYTDISDPYYFQDLDTSLSIDQPDHLDQRGTLTYRAPTYTARLNVHAYERATIADVTPYERLPQLTLDGALPFQPGGLRFAYNTEFVSFQRSLRSGNFINDDGNPERWYDDRLSGLTRAEGERLHLEPGVSLPLNWSWGFVKPSLKYAYTKYDLTLDNTGRNQVNDFNDSPDRSVPIFSVDSGLYFDRDTEWFGKNYRQTLEPRMFYLYVPEEDQDNIPVFDTGENTFSYSSLWRENRFSGKDRIGDANQLSLGVTNRWIEPNGMERQRFSIGQTVYFRDREVQLPNLEDRPGATSDVSPYALEYLFRFNRDWRFTSTFNWDPDEGRTQSGSAMFHYQPADNPNKIVNVGYRYRNDTVRFDQATGEWTYGGDYGTPGTPEYIKDYYKINQHDISTIWPIVPQWSVIARWQHDYSRNRTLEAFGGFEYDNCCWKLRLINRYWIDYDETSLNPSQNDEPDNGIFLQIVLKGLGGVFGSSTETFLDEGIQGYREREDQAF
- a CDS encoding aminoglycoside phosphotransferase family protein, whose protein sequence is MPQHDQRLQDLNAWLQPQLSALFARRGWGDVPEARMVPASSDASFRRYFRWEADGRSFILMDAPPPQENCRPFVAVAALLDNAGVNVPEVLAQDLERGFLLLSDLGRQTYLDIIDEANADALFADAIQALLAFQVQPLEQSLPSYDEALLRRELQLFPEWYVQRHLGYQFSAAELSVWERTCRLLIDSALAQPRVLVHRDYMPRNLMASEPNPGVLDFQDAVVGPVTYDITSLFKDAFLSWSEERVCGWLQGYWEAARARGVPVQSSFEEFQRASDLMGLQRHLKVIGIFARICHRDGKPRYLTDVPRFFAYIETVAARRPELAELRALLQDLPSAQVQP
- the murU gene encoding N-acetylmuramate alpha-1-phosphate uridylyltransferase MurU, whose amino-acid sequence is MKAMILAAGKGERLRPLTLHTPKPLVQAGGMPLIEYHVRALAAAGINDLVINHAWLGEQIEAYLGTGDRFGVRIRYSAEGEPLETGGGIYRALPLLGEQPFIVVNGDIWTDYDFAALMRPLAGQAHLVLVDNPGHHPAGDFSLTHGAVVDAGPPDTMLTYSGMAILDPRLFDGCSAGAFKLAPLLRQAIAAGQVSGEYYRGRWVDVGTHERLADVEQILEARR